The proteins below come from a single Dermatophilaceae bacterium Soc4.6 genomic window:
- a CDS encoding DUF664 domain-containing protein: MTTAPWEPPLAGTEPQALLGALERLRSTFRYKVDDLDADGLGFRAGVSSLTLGGLLKHLALVETMHTTSRLDGSPIGEPWASAPWDDDPDWDLTSAAGDTGPVLYALYDEAVAAARSRIDTALAAGGLDAPVEAHDEAGHHANLRRLLLDTVEEYGRHTGHADLLREAVDGRVGEDPPQEWRPVSGHWTFA; encoded by the coding sequence ATGACCACCGCCCCGTGGGAGCCGCCCCTCGCCGGCACCGAGCCCCAGGCGCTGCTCGGCGCCCTCGAGCGCCTGCGGTCGACCTTCCGCTACAAGGTCGACGACCTCGACGCCGACGGGCTGGGCTTCCGCGCCGGCGTCTCGAGCCTCACCCTCGGGGGGCTGCTCAAGCACCTCGCGCTCGTCGAGACCATGCACACGACCTCCCGGCTCGACGGGTCGCCGATCGGGGAGCCCTGGGCGTCGGCGCCGTGGGACGACGACCCCGACTGGGATCTCACGTCGGCCGCCGGCGACACCGGCCCGGTCCTCTACGCGCTCTACGACGAGGCCGTCGCGGCCGCCCGGTCCCGGATCGACACCGCCCTGGCCGCGGGAGGTCTCGACGCGCCGGTCGAGGCGCACGACGAGGCGGGTCACCACGCCAACCTGCGCCGGCTGCTGCTCGACACCGTGGAGGAGTACGGCCGTCACACGGGCCACGCCGACCTGCTGCGCGAGGCCGTCGACGGCCGGGTGGGCGAGGACCCGCCGCAGGAGTGGCGTCCGGTCAGCGGCCACTGGACCTTCGCCTGA
- the ald gene encoding alanine dehydrogenase has protein sequence MRVGVPKEVKNREYRVALTPVGAHELTAHNHEVLVERGAGLGSQIPDEEYEAAGARIVDTADDVWGEADLVLKVKEPVEEEYHRMREGLTLFTYLHLAADKRLTDELLKRKITAIAYETVQLPSGALPLLYPMSEVAGCLAPQVGAYSLMRGQGGRGVLMGGVGGVANAKVVILGAGVSGQNAANIAVGMGADVTLLDTDLDKLRMSFWRYGNRVHGLASSQLAVRQQVMEADLVIGAVLIAGAAAPKLVSNELVSQMKEGSVLVDIAVDQGGCFEDTHATTHDDPTYRVHGSTFYCVANMPGAVPNTSTYALTNATLPYAVTLADRGWQAAARISRPLSLGLNTHAGHLTNGPVGDATGISAVPVEDVLG, from the coding sequence ATGCGCGTCGGTGTGCCGAAGGAAGTCAAGAACCGCGAGTACCGGGTGGCGCTCACGCCCGTCGGCGCGCACGAGCTCACCGCGCACAACCACGAGGTGCTCGTCGAGCGCGGCGCCGGGCTCGGCTCGCAGATCCCCGACGAGGAGTACGAAGCCGCGGGCGCGCGGATCGTCGACACCGCCGACGACGTGTGGGGTGAGGCCGACCTCGTCCTGAAGGTCAAGGAGCCGGTCGAGGAGGAGTACCACCGCATGCGTGAGGGGCTCACCCTCTTCACCTACCTGCACCTCGCCGCCGACAAGCGGCTCACCGACGAGCTCCTGAAGCGCAAGATCACGGCCATCGCCTACGAGACCGTGCAGCTGCCGTCCGGCGCGCTGCCCCTGCTCTACCCGATGTCGGAGGTCGCCGGCTGCCTGGCCCCGCAGGTCGGTGCCTACTCGCTGATGCGCGGTCAGGGTGGTCGCGGGGTGCTCATGGGCGGCGTCGGTGGCGTCGCCAACGCCAAGGTGGTCATCCTCGGCGCGGGGGTGTCGGGGCAGAACGCCGCCAACATCGCGGTCGGCATGGGCGCCGACGTGACCCTGCTCGACACCGACCTCGACAAGCTGCGAATGTCGTTCTGGCGCTATGGAAACCGCGTGCACGGCCTGGCGTCGTCGCAGCTGGCCGTGCGCCAGCAGGTGATGGAGGCCGACCTGGTCATCGGCGCCGTCCTCATCGCCGGGGCCGCAGCACCCAAGCTGGTCAGCAACGAGCTCGTCTCCCAGATGAAGGAGGGCTCGGTGCTCGTCGACATCGCCGTCGACCAGGGCGGCTGCTTCGAGGACACCCACGCCACCACGCACGACGACCCGACCTACCGGGTGCACGGCTCGACGTTCTACTGCGTCGCCAACATGCCTGGTGCCGTGCCCAACACCTCGACCTACGCCCTGACCAACGCCACCCTGCCGTATGCCGTGACCCTCGCCGACCGCGGTTGGCAGGCCGCGGCCCGCATCAGCCGGCCGCTCTCCCTCGGGCTCAACACCCACGCCGGCCACCTGACCAACGGGCCGGTGGGTGACGCGACCGGGATCTCGGCGGTGCCGGTGGAGGACGTGCTCGGCTGA
- a CDS encoding alkaline phosphatase D family protein, with translation MTPPSNALSRRSVLRGAAAGAAAVAASTLRPFDEAVASAPASDGIFGYGVASGDPTADAVVIWTRATPPTVPGRPVATPGSGLGRPVSVTWEVATDRLFQHVVRRGLVRTSAASDHTVKVDVTGLATYTRYWYRFSALGQNSATGRTSTAPDEAGVTHALRLALVSCSNYTGGYFAAYRAIAQRTDLDMVLHVGDYIYEYGNGDDRYGPDALIGVRDAQPATETIDLRGYRLRHALHKADPDLQAAHRRFPWVTIFDDHEVANNAWDRGAENHTGGVEGRFLQRRREAYEAYLEWMPFRLPDQRSVPHQGTRFFKRFTYGDLADLSVLETRQNRSQQIDVAPFTRTGGGFIPEGVPAVDAQLADPSRHLPEPEQLSWLKDGVADGARSWHLVGNQVVITPVHFPGASLGISGVDALVNSDQWDGYQADQTDLLAHLSALPVAAGDTVVLTGDIHSSWAMELPSVRDGGASYTPGGVELVCPSVTSDGFYEGFSSALTGAPPETVVAAVGGATAAVRQRNPWIKYLDGVGHGYVVVDVTPERVQADFHLTAVPTTAQPDPRVVPGVLPVYATSWVTAAGTRRLTAGTGPVGPRSDSPRGASSVDDADV, from the coding sequence GTGACCCCTCCCTCGAACGCCCTGTCCCGCCGATCGGTGCTGCGGGGCGCCGCTGCCGGTGCCGCCGCTGTCGCCGCGAGCACCCTGCGCCCCTTCGACGAGGCCGTGGCCAGCGCCCCGGCCTCCGACGGCATCTTCGGCTACGGGGTGGCGAGCGGTGACCCGACCGCCGACGCGGTGGTCATCTGGACCCGCGCCACCCCGCCGACCGTGCCGGGTCGTCCGGTCGCGACGCCCGGCAGCGGGCTGGGCCGACCGGTGAGCGTCACCTGGGAGGTCGCCACCGACCGCCTCTTCCAGCACGTCGTGCGGCGCGGACTCGTGCGCACGAGCGCCGCCAGCGACCACACGGTCAAGGTCGACGTCACGGGGCTCGCGACCTACACGCGCTACTGGTACCGCTTCAGCGCCCTCGGGCAGAACAGCGCGACCGGTCGCACGTCGACGGCTCCGGACGAGGCCGGCGTCACGCACGCCCTTCGGCTCGCCCTCGTGTCCTGCAGCAACTACACCGGGGGCTACTTCGCCGCCTACCGGGCCATCGCCCAGCGCACCGACCTCGACATGGTGCTGCACGTCGGCGACTACATCTACGAGTACGGCAACGGCGACGACCGCTACGGCCCCGACGCCCTCATCGGGGTGCGCGACGCGCAGCCGGCAACGGAGACCATCGACCTGCGGGGCTACCGCCTGCGGCACGCGCTGCACAAGGCCGACCCCGACCTGCAGGCCGCACACCGCCGCTTCCCCTGGGTGACGATCTTCGACGACCACGAGGTGGCCAACAACGCCTGGGACCGCGGCGCCGAGAACCACACGGGTGGGGTGGAGGGCCGCTTCCTGCAGCGCCGGCGGGAGGCCTACGAGGCCTACCTCGAGTGGATGCCCTTCCGCCTGCCCGACCAGCGGTCGGTGCCCCACCAGGGCACGCGGTTCTTCAAGCGATTCACGTACGGCGACCTCGCGGACCTCTCGGTGCTCGAGACCAGGCAGAACCGCAGCCAGCAGATCGACGTCGCGCCGTTCACCAGGACCGGGGGCGGCTTCATCCCCGAGGGTGTCCCGGCCGTCGACGCGCAGCTCGCCGACCCGAGCCGCCACCTGCCCGAGCCCGAGCAGCTGTCGTGGCTCAAGGACGGCGTCGCCGACGGGGCCCGCTCGTGGCACCTCGTGGGCAACCAGGTCGTCATCACGCCCGTGCACTTCCCCGGGGCGTCGCTCGGCATCAGCGGGGTCGACGCCCTCGTCAACTCCGACCAGTGGGACGGCTACCAGGCCGACCAGACCGACCTGCTCGCCCACCTGTCCGCGCTACCCGTGGCCGCGGGCGACACGGTGGTGCTCACCGGTGACATCCACTCGTCGTGGGCCATGGAGCTGCCGTCGGTGCGTGATGGTGGCGCGTCGTACACGCCCGGTGGGGTCGAGCTGGTCTGCCCGTCGGTGACGAGCGACGGCTTCTACGAGGGCTTCTCGAGCGCGCTGACGGGAGCACCTCCGGAGACGGTGGTCGCTGCCGTGGGCGGGGCGACGGCCGCTGTGCGCCAGCGCAACCCGTGGATCAAGTACCTCGACGGGGTCGGTCACGGCTACGTCGTCGTCGACGTCACGCCCGAGAGGGTGCAGGCCGACTTCCACCTCACCGCCGTGCCGACCACGGCGCAGCCTGACCCGCGGGTGGTGCCCGGGGTGCTGCCGGTCTACGCGACGAGCTGGGTCACGGCGGCGGGTACGCGTCGGCTGACCGCGGGGACCGGCCCGGTCGGCCCCCGCTCAGACTCCCCCCGCGGCGCGAGCAGCGTCGACGACGCCGACGTCTGA
- a CDS encoding DNA-formamidopyrimidine glycosylase family protein, translating to MPEGHTVHRLARSVTRRFGGHEVSSSSPQGRFAAGAERLDGLVLRRGEAWGKHLLVRFDDLDERVHVHLGLYGKMGYRNLEPDGPVPPPVGQVRWRLVSDTSLADLRGPTACELLAPEAVDALLDRLGPDPLRADADPDRAWQRIRRSRSAVATLLMDQSVVAGIGNVYRAEILFRHGVDPALPGKALGEGTWRAMWDDLVALMAVGVRRGRIETLRDEDRPSGQSRPASDERRRDSRYYVYRRVGLGCRLCGTTVRTRVLTGRNLFWCPGCQPVTPS from the coding sequence GTGCCTGAGGGCCACACCGTTCACCGCCTGGCTCGATCGGTCACCCGCCGCTTCGGCGGTCACGAGGTCTCGTCGAGCAGCCCCCAGGGCCGGTTCGCGGCTGGCGCCGAGCGCCTGGACGGGCTCGTCCTGCGCCGGGGGGAGGCCTGGGGCAAGCACCTGCTCGTCCGCTTCGACGACCTCGACGAGCGGGTGCACGTCCACCTCGGGCTCTACGGCAAGATGGGCTACCGCAACCTCGAGCCCGACGGGCCGGTGCCGCCACCGGTCGGCCAGGTGCGCTGGCGCCTGGTGAGCGACACGAGCCTCGCCGACCTGCGCGGACCGACGGCCTGCGAGCTGCTGGCACCCGAGGCGGTCGACGCGCTGCTCGACCGGCTCGGACCCGATCCCCTGCGCGCCGACGCCGACCCGGACCGGGCGTGGCAGCGCATCCGCCGCTCGCGCTCGGCCGTCGCGACCCTGCTCATGGACCAGTCGGTCGTCGCCGGCATCGGCAACGTCTACCGCGCGGAGATCCTCTTCCGGCACGGAGTCGACCCCGCCCTTCCGGGCAAGGCGCTCGGCGAGGGAACCTGGCGGGCGATGTGGGACGACCTCGTCGCCCTCATGGCGGTCGGGGTCCGGCGCGGCCGCATCGAGACCCTGCGCGACGAGGACCGCCCGAGCGGTCAGTCCCGACCCGCTTCCGACGAGCGCCGCCGTGACAGCCGCTACTACGTCTACCGCCGCGTCGGCCTGGGCTGCCGGCTCTGCGGCACGACGGTGCGCACCCGCGTCCTCACCGGGCGCAACCTGTTCTGGTGCCCGGGGTGCCAGCCCGTCACCCCCTCGTGA